A part of Methanothermobacter thermautotrophicus genomic DNA contains:
- the asnB gene encoding asparagine synthase (glutamine-hydrolyzing) — MKGWLELTEVTVMCAIAGFRGYDAPVKVQEMLGVLKHRGPDATGVYHDSQIRVRTAKGECIGDAPPSDDIAVGHNLLSIVGGPQPVSGEGVLVFNGEIYNQEELDWTGSDSELILDLIEGHGGDLEDALRFTVNQIDGDYAFAYTDGENLAVVRDPVGVKPLYHSGEAFASERKALWRLGLRDVETLPPGHALINGERVKLRGLPREEPSDAEPAELRDDLKSSLKESVERRVRGLDGAALVFSGGVDSTLLAVLLDEHIDVRLYTVGLPGSSDPKFASRAAEDLGMELEVLEVTEDTIREALPHVLGAIEEYNLMKIGVAMPLYLASKAASADGYRVMFSGQGADELFAGYHRYRHLLAEGKLGEALRHDLENIYHVNLERDDAATMANSVELRVPFLDLRVIGVAMSIPAHLKIHGPEDELRKRILREAALEMGVPEYIAMRPKKAAQYGSGIDKVLRRKILPEFDHEAFMRRLMEPSGSSSSN, encoded by the coding sequence GTGAAAGGGTGGCTTGAGCTCACAGAAGTGACCGTGATGTGCGCCATAGCAGGGTTCAGGGGTTATGACGCCCCGGTGAAGGTACAGGAGATGTTAGGCGTCCTCAAACACCGGGGCCCCGACGCCACCGGGGTCTACCATGACAGCCAGATAAGGGTGAGGACAGCGAAGGGGGAGTGCATAGGGGATGCGCCGCCATCAGATGATATTGCAGTGGGCCACAACCTCCTCTCAATCGTGGGGGGCCCCCAGCCAGTATCAGGAGAGGGCGTCCTGGTATTCAACGGTGAGATATACAATCAGGAGGAACTGGACTGGACTGGCAGCGACTCTGAACTCATCCTGGACCTCATAGAGGGCCACGGAGGGGACCTGGAGGATGCGCTGCGCTTCACGGTTAACCAGATAGACGGGGACTACGCCTTCGCCTACACAGACGGCGAGAACCTTGCAGTCGTCAGGGACCCTGTTGGTGTCAAACCCCTCTACCATTCAGGGGAGGCCTTCGCATCCGAAAGGAAGGCCCTCTGGAGGCTGGGTCTGAGGGACGTGGAGACCCTTCCACCGGGCCATGCCCTGATAAACGGTGAAAGGGTGAAGCTGAGGGGACTCCCCAGGGAGGAACCCTCGGATGCAGAACCAGCGGAGCTGAGGGATGACCTCAAATCATCCCTGAAGGAATCAGTGGAGAGGAGAGTTAGAGGTCTGGATGGGGCTGCCCTGGTATTCTCGGGTGGCGTTGACAGCACACTCCTGGCGGTCCTCCTTGATGAACACATCGATGTGAGGCTCTACACCGTGGGGCTCCCGGGTTCCAGCGACCCTAAATTCGCATCCAGGGCTGCAGAGGACCTTGGAATGGAACTTGAGGTCCTGGAGGTTACAGAGGATACCATCAGGGAGGCCCTCCCCCATGTGCTGGGGGCGATAGAGGAGTACAATCTGATGAAGATCGGCGTTGCAATGCCCCTCTACCTGGCATCAAAAGCGGCCTCTGCAGATGGATACAGGGTCATGTTCTCTGGTCAGGGCGCAGACGAACTCTTCGCAGGATACCACAGGTACAGGCACCTCCTGGCCGAGGGGAAACTCGGGGAAGCCCTCCGGCATGACCTTGAAAACATCTACCATGTTAACCTTGAAAGGGATGACGCGGCTACAATGGCAAACTCTGTGGAGCTGAGGGTCCCCTTCCTTGACCTCAGGGTGATAGGGGTGGCCATGAGTATACCGGCACACCTCAAGATACATGGCCCGGAGGATGAACTGAGAAAACGCATACTCAGGGAGGCGGCCCTTGAGATGGGGGTCCCTGAGTACATTGCCATGAGGCCCAAGAAGGCGGCGCAGTACGGCTCAGGGATAGATAAGGTCCTGCGGAGGAAGATCCTCCCCGAATTTGACCATGAGGCCTTCATGAGGAGGCTAATGGAACCATCTGGATCATCCAGCAGCAATTGA
- the gatC gene encoding Asp-tRNA(Asn) amidotransferase subunit GatC, with translation MKIEKEAEKILEEFSRALEEVPELEETYYIVDNLNRTREDEEEKTDPGKILRNAPVDDDGNIVVERGEWTQ, from the coding sequence ATGAAGATAGAGAAAGAGGCTGAGAAGATCCTTGAGGAATTTTCAAGGGCCCTTGAGGAGGTCCCTGAACTCGAGGAGACATACTACATAGTTGATAACCTTAACAGGACCAGGGAGGATGAGGAAGAAAAGACGGATCCCGGGAAGATCCTCAGAAACGCCCCGGTCGATGATGACGGTAACATAGTCGTTGAGAGGGGTGAATGGACCCAGTAG